A region from the Thauera humireducens genome encodes:
- the gyrA gene encoding DNA gyrase subunit A, whose product MTQFAKETLPISLEEEMRHSYLDYAMSVIVGRALPDARDGLKPVHRRVLFAMHELSNDWNRAYKKSARIVGDVIGKYHPHGDIAVYDTIVRMAQDFSLRYMLVDGQGNFGSVDGDNAAAMRYTEIRMARIGHELLADIDKETVDFGPNYDGSEKEPLVMPARIPNLLINGSSGIAVGMATNIPPHNLGEVVDACLKLLEDPDTDIETLIEIVKAPDFPTAGLIYGLHGVHEGYRTGRGRVIMRARTHFEPIGKTDRQAIIVDELPYQVNKRTLQERMAELVNEKKIEGISEIRDESDKSGMRLVIELKRGEMPEVVLNKLFKHTQLQDSFGMNMVALVDGKPRLLNLKQMLVCFLEHRREVVTRRTIFELRKARDRGHVLEGLAVALSNVDEIIALIKAAPTPSDAKRELMAREWRSALVEEMLSRALADSYRPEGLDPQYGLQAQGYRLSETQAQAILELRLQRLTGLEQDKIVGEYREVMDIITDLLDILARPERITAIIVEELGAIRNQFGDPRRSELVMNTAEINIEDLITPEDMVVTLSHTGYFKRQPLADYRAQRRGGRGKQATSMKDEDFIDHLFVANTHDTVLCFSSRGRCYWLKVYEVPEGTRNSRGKPIVNLFPLVEGEKITAVLPIKEFDEEHFVFMATSEGTVKKTALTAFSNPRKAGIIAVNLDDGDHLIGVAITDGQCDVMLFSDAGKAVRFAETDVRPMGREARGVRGMMLEDGQAVIAMLVAKDESQSVLTATENGYGKRTPVAEYTRHGRGTKGMIAIQTSDRNGKLVGAVLVEPADEVMLISTGGVLIRTSVESIREMGRSTQGVTLINLDDGTFLASIEKVAESESDESMRLNGESAEDADDGGADVQADAPEGEAPATGEEGDA is encoded by the coding sequence ATGACTCAGTTCGCCAAGGAAACCCTGCCGATCAGCCTTGAAGAGGAGATGCGGCACTCCTACCTCGATTACGCGATGAGCGTGATCGTGGGTCGGGCACTCCCGGATGCGCGCGATGGCCTCAAGCCCGTGCACCGGCGGGTGCTGTTCGCAATGCACGAGCTGTCCAACGACTGGAACCGCGCTTACAAGAAATCGGCGCGTATCGTCGGCGACGTCATCGGTAAGTACCACCCGCATGGCGATATCGCGGTGTACGACACCATCGTGCGCATGGCACAGGACTTCTCGCTGCGCTACATGCTGGTCGATGGCCAGGGCAACTTCGGCTCGGTCGACGGCGACAACGCTGCGGCGATGCGTTACACCGAAATCCGCATGGCGCGCATCGGCCACGAGCTGCTGGCCGACATCGACAAGGAGACAGTCGACTTCGGACCGAACTACGACGGCTCGGAGAAAGAGCCGCTCGTCATGCCGGCGCGCATCCCGAACCTGTTGATCAACGGTTCGAGCGGCATTGCGGTCGGCATGGCGACCAACATCCCGCCGCACAACCTGGGCGAGGTGGTCGACGCCTGTCTGAAGCTGCTCGAAGATCCCGACACCGACATCGAGACCCTCATCGAGATCGTCAAGGCGCCGGACTTCCCGACCGCCGGCCTGATCTACGGCCTGCATGGCGTGCACGAGGGCTACCGCACCGGCCGCGGCCGCGTGATCATGCGTGCGCGCACCCATTTCGAGCCCATCGGCAAGACCGACCGCCAGGCGATCATCGTCGACGAGCTGCCTTACCAGGTGAACAAGCGCACCTTGCAGGAGCGCATGGCCGAGCTGGTCAACGAGAAGAAGATTGAGGGCATCAGCGAGATTCGCGACGAGTCCGACAAGTCGGGCATGCGCCTGGTGATCGAGTTGAAGCGTGGCGAGATGCCCGAGGTCGTGCTCAACAAGCTGTTCAAGCACACCCAGTTGCAGGACAGCTTCGGCATGAACATGGTGGCGCTGGTCGACGGCAAGCCGCGCCTGCTGAACCTCAAGCAGATGCTGGTGTGCTTCCTCGAGCACCGCCGCGAGGTCGTCACCCGCCGCACCATCTTCGAACTGCGCAAGGCGCGCGACCGCGGCCATGTGCTCGAAGGCCTGGCGGTGGCGCTGTCCAACGTGGACGAGATCATCGCGCTGATCAAGGCGGCGCCCACGCCGTCCGACGCCAAGCGCGAGCTGATGGCGCGCGAGTGGCGCTCGGCGCTGGTGGAGGAAATGCTGTCGCGTGCGCTCGCCGACAGCTACAGGCCGGAAGGGCTGGACCCGCAATACGGCCTGCAGGCCCAGGGCTACCGCCTGTCCGAAACGCAGGCCCAGGCCATCCTCGAGCTGCGCCTGCAGCGCCTGACCGGCCTCGAGCAGGACAAGATCGTCGGCGAGTATCGCGAGGTGATGGACATCATCACCGACCTGCTCGACATCCTGGCGCGCCCGGAACGCATCACCGCGATCATCGTCGAGGAGCTCGGCGCGATCCGCAACCAGTTCGGCGACCCGCGTCGTTCCGAGCTGGTGATGAACACCGCCGAGATCAACATCGAGGATCTGATCACGCCGGAGGACATGGTCGTGACCCTGTCGCACACCGGCTACTTCAAGCGCCAGCCGCTTGCCGACTACCGCGCCCAGCGCCGTGGCGGCCGCGGCAAGCAGGCGACTTCGATGAAGGACGAGGACTTCATCGACCATCTCTTCGTTGCCAACACCCACGACACCGTGCTGTGCTTCTCCAGCCGCGGGCGCTGCTACTGGCTCAAGGTGTACGAGGTGCCCGAAGGCACGCGCAACTCGCGTGGCAAGCCGATCGTCAATCTCTTCCCGTTGGTCGAAGGCGAGAAGATCACCGCCGTCTTGCCGATCAAGGAGTTCGACGAGGAACACTTCGTGTTCATGGCGACCTCTGAAGGTACGGTCAAGAAGACCGCGCTCACCGCGTTCTCGAACCCGCGCAAGGCCGGCATCATCGCGGTCAATCTCGACGACGGCGACCACCTGATCGGCGTGGCGATCACCGACGGCCAGTGCGACGTGATGCTGTTCTCCGATGCCGGCAAGGCGGTGCGCTTTGCCGAAACCGACGTACGCCCGATGGGGCGCGAGGCACGCGGCGTGCGCGGCATGATGCTGGAAGATGGTCAGGCCGTGATCGCCATGCTGGTGGCCAAGGACGAGTCGCAGTCGGTGCTGACGGCGACCGAGAACGGCTACGGCAAGCGCACGCCGGTGGCGGAATACACCCGCCACGGCCGCGGCACCAAGGGCATGATCGCGATCCAGACCAGCGACCGCAACGGCAAGCTGGTCGGCGCCGTGCTGGTCGAGCCGGCCGACGAGGTCATGCTGATTTCCACCGGCGGCGTGCTGATCCGCACCAGCGTCGAGAGCATCCGCGAGATGGGACGCTCCACCCAGGGCGTGACCCTGATCAACCTCGACGACGGTACCTTCCTCGCAAGCATCGAGAAGGTGGCCGAGTCCGAGTCGGACGAAAGCATGCGCCTGAACGGCGAGTCCGCGGAGGATGCGGACGACGGTGGTGCCGATGTGCAGGCCGATGCGCCCGAGGGCGAGGCCCCGGCCACCGGCGAAGAAGGGGACGCTTGA
- the dnaK gene encoding molecular chaperone DnaK yields the protein MGKIIGIDLGTTNSCVSVMEGGKPKVIENSEGARTTPSVVAYAEDGEILCGAPAKRQAVTNAKNTLFAIKRLIGRRFEEKEVQKDIDLMPFTIAKADNGDAWVEVRGKKIAPPQVSAEVLRKMKKTAEDYLGEEVTEAVITVPAYFNDSQRQATKDAGRIAGLEVKRIINEPTAAALAFGMDKKPGDSKIAVYDLGGGTFDISIIEIADLDGEHQFEVLATNGDTFLGGEDFDQRIIDYIVTEFKKEQGVDLKNDVLALQRLKEAAEKAKIELSSGQQTEINLPYITADASGPKHLAIKITRAKFEALVEDLIERSIEPCRIALKDAGLKVSDIDDVILVGGQTRMPKVIDKVKEFFGKEPRRDVNPDEAVAVGASIQGGVLQGEVKDVLLLDVTPLSLGIETLGGVMTKLIQKNTTIPTKASQVFSTADDNQSAVTIHVLQGEREMASGNKSLGQFNLSDIPPAPRGMPQIEVTFDIDANGILHVSAKDKATGKENKIKIQANSGLSDEEVERMVRDAEAHAEEDKKAHELVDARNQCDALIHSTKKALGEYGDKLSDDEKSKIEAAIKDAEEAIKSGDKDSIEAKSQALATAAQKLGEQMYAQAQAEGGAQGAAGGQQTGGKADDADVVDAEFTEVKDKK from the coding sequence ATGGGCAAGATCATCGGCATCGACCTCGGCACCACCAACAGCTGCGTTTCCGTGATGGAAGGCGGCAAGCCGAAGGTCATCGAAAACTCCGAAGGCGCGCGCACGACCCCCTCGGTGGTCGCCTACGCCGAAGACGGCGAGATCCTGTGCGGTGCGCCGGCCAAGCGCCAGGCGGTCACCAACGCCAAGAACACCCTGTTCGCGATCAAGCGCCTGATCGGCCGTCGCTTCGAAGAGAAGGAAGTGCAGAAGGACATCGACCTGATGCCCTTCACCATCGCCAAGGCCGACAACGGCGACGCCTGGGTGGAAGTGCGCGGCAAGAAGATCGCGCCGCCGCAGGTCTCCGCCGAAGTGCTGCGCAAGATGAAGAAGACTGCCGAGGACTACCTCGGCGAGGAAGTGACCGAGGCGGTCATCACCGTGCCGGCCTACTTCAACGACAGCCAGCGCCAGGCCACCAAGGACGCCGGTCGCATCGCCGGCCTCGAAGTCAAGCGCATCATCAACGAGCCGACCGCGGCCGCGCTCGCCTTCGGCATGGACAAGAAGCCGGGCGACTCCAAGATCGCGGTGTATGACCTCGGCGGCGGCACCTTCGACATCTCGATCATCGAGATCGCGGACCTCGACGGCGAGCACCAGTTCGAAGTACTGGCGACCAACGGCGACACCTTCCTGGGTGGCGAGGACTTCGACCAGCGCATCATCGACTACATCGTCACCGAATTCAAAAAGGAACAGGGCGTCGACCTCAAGAACGACGTGCTCGCACTGCAGCGCCTGAAGGAAGCGGCCGAGAAGGCCAAGATCGAGCTGTCCTCCGGCCAGCAGACCGAGATCAACCTGCCCTACATCACCGCCGACGCCTCGGGCCCGAAGCACCTGGCGATCAAGATCACCCGCGCCAAGTTCGAAGCGCTGGTCGAGGACCTGATCGAGCGCTCGATCGAGCCCTGCCGCATCGCGCTGAAGGACGCGGGCCTCAAGGTCTCGGACATCGACGACGTGATCCTGGTCGGCGGCCAGACCCGCATGCCCAAGGTCATCGACAAGGTGAAGGAGTTCTTCGGCAAGGAGCCGCGCCGTGACGTGAACCCGGACGAGGCCGTGGCCGTCGGCGCCTCCATCCAGGGTGGCGTGCTGCAGGGCGAGGTCAAGGACGTGCTGCTGCTCGACGTGACCCCGCTGTCGCTGGGCATCGAGACCCTGGGCGGCGTAATGACCAAGCTGATCCAGAAGAACACCACGATCCCGACCAAAGCCTCGCAGGTGTTCTCGACCGCCGATGACAACCAGTCGGCCGTGACCATCCACGTGCTGCAGGGCGAGCGCGAGATGGCCTCGGGCAACAAGAGCCTGGGCCAGTTCAACCTCTCCGACATCCCGCCGGCGCCGCGAGGCATGCCGCAGATCGAAGTCACCTTCGACATCGACGCCAACGGCATCCTGCACGTGTCGGCCAAGGACAAGGCCACCGGCAAGGAGAACAAGATCAAGATCCAGGCCAACTCCGGCCTGTCGGACGAGGAAGTCGAGCGCATGGTGCGCGACGCCGAGGCGCACGCCGAGGAAGACAAGAAGGCGCACGAGCTGGTCGACGCACGCAACCAGTGCGACGCGCTGATCCACTCGACCAAGAAGGCCCTGGGCGAGTACGGCGACAAGCTGTCGGACGACGAGAAGTCCAAGATCGAAGCCGCGATCAAGGACGCCGAAGAGGCGATCAAGAGCGGCGACAAGGACAGCATCGAAGCCAAGAGCCAGGCACTGGCGACGGCTGCGCAGAAGCTCGGCGAGCAGATGTACGCCCAGGCCCAGGCCGAAGGCGGCGCCCAGGGTGCCGCGGGCGGTCAGCAGACCGGTGGCAAGGCCGACGACGCCGACGTGGTGGATGCCGAATTCACCGAAGTGAAGGACAAGAAGTAA
- a CDS encoding oxidoreductase-like domain-containing protein has translation MQTSDLAALPMRNRAEAEALVCRVQLALTDRGVALRAPPPVPDSCCGRGCNGCVWEGYYAALRFWREDAIALLAR, from the coding sequence ATGCAAACGAGTGATTTGGCTGCCTTGCCGATGCGCAATCGCGCGGAGGCCGAGGCCCTGGTGTGCCGGGTGCAGCTGGCGTTGACGGATCGTGGTGTCGCCCTGCGGGCGCCTCCGCCGGTGCCGGACAGTTGCTGCGGACGCGGCTGCAATGGCTGCGTGTGGGAGGGGTATTACGCAGCATTGCGTTTCTGGCGCGAGGATGCCATCGCGCTGCTGGCCCGATAG
- the grpE gene encoding nucleotide exchange factor GrpE, translated as MQEQNPSTPPADELQAQAATAAQTVADADPTIDTMPSLEESLRQAELKAAEHHDAWLRAKAETENVRRRAQDDIAKASKFAAEKFATAMLPVKDSLEAALAVENQTVEKLREGVELTLKQLVSAFEGANLAEENPLNQKFDPNKHQAISAVESDAEPNTVVTVLQKGYLLNERVIRPALVMVAKAKGQ; from the coding sequence ATGCAGGAACAGAACCCTTCGACGCCGCCCGCCGACGAACTGCAAGCCCAGGCCGCTACCGCCGCGCAGACCGTTGCCGACGCCGATCCGACGATAGACACCATGCCCAGCCTGGAAGAGAGCCTGCGCCAGGCCGAGCTCAAGGCCGCGGAGCATCACGACGCCTGGCTGCGCGCCAAGGCCGAGACCGAGAACGTGCGCCGCCGTGCGCAGGACGACATCGCCAAGGCATCCAAGTTCGCCGCCGAGAAGTTCGCGACCGCGATGCTGCCGGTGAAGGACAGCCTGGAAGCCGCCCTCGCGGTGGAGAACCAGACGGTGGAGAAACTGCGCGAGGGCGTCGAGCTGACGCTGAAGCAACTCGTCTCCGCCTTCGAGGGCGCCAACCTCGCCGAAGAGAACCCGCTCAACCAGAAATTCGACCCGAACAAGCACCAGGCGATCAGCGCGGTCGAATCCGACGCCGAGCCCAACACCGTGGTCACGGTGCTGCAGAAGGGCTACCTGCTCAACGAGCGCGTCATCCGCCCGGCGCTGGTGATGGTGGCGAAGGCCAAGGGCCAGTAA
- the serC gene encoding 3-phosphoserine/phosphohydroxythreonine transaminase, with translation MSRVWNFSAGPAALPEEVLRQAAEEMLDWHGSGMGVMEMSHRGKEFTAIAAQAEVDLRTLLAVPDDYRILFMQGGAIAENAIIPMNLMGDKRVADYVVTGSWTQKSQKEARKYAEVNIAATSEASGFTTVPPVTDWKLSADPAYVFTCTNETIDGVEYPFEPDLAQIGRGEVPVVADMSSHILSRVIDVSKYGLIFGGAQKNIGPAGLTIVIVREDLLGRAMPHCPSAFDYKTVADNGSMYNTPPTYAIYIAGLVFQWLKRQGGVAAIEAQNIAKAKLLYDFLDSSDFYENRVDPACRSRMNVPFFLKDEALNEAFLAAAKAAGLVQLRGHKSVGGMRASIYNAMPLAGVQALVDFMRDFAARKA, from the coding sequence ATGAGTCGCGTGTGGAATTTCAGCGCCGGTCCTGCGGCGCTGCCCGAAGAAGTGCTGCGCCAGGCCGCCGAGGAAATGCTCGACTGGCACGGCTCGGGCATGGGCGTGATGGAGATGAGCCATCGCGGCAAGGAATTCACCGCCATCGCGGCGCAGGCCGAGGTCGACCTGCGGACGCTGCTGGCGGTGCCGGACGATTACCGCATCCTGTTCATGCAGGGCGGGGCGATTGCCGAGAATGCGATCATCCCGATGAACCTGATGGGCGACAAGCGCGTGGCCGACTATGTGGTCACGGGGTCGTGGACGCAGAAATCGCAGAAAGAGGCGCGCAAGTACGCCGAAGTGAACATCGCCGCCACGTCCGAGGCGAGCGGCTTCACCACCGTGCCGCCGGTGACGGACTGGAAGCTGTCGGCCGATCCGGCCTACGTCTTCACCTGCACCAACGAAACCATCGATGGCGTGGAGTATCCGTTCGAGCCGGATCTGGCGCAGATCGGTCGCGGCGAGGTGCCGGTGGTGGCCGACATGTCCTCGCACATCCTTTCGCGCGTGATCGACGTGTCGAAGTACGGCCTGATCTTCGGTGGCGCGCAGAAGAACATCGGTCCGGCGGGCCTGACCATCGTCATCGTGCGCGAGGACCTGCTGGGTCGCGCCATGCCGCACTGCCCGAGCGCCTTCGACTACAAGACCGTGGCCGACAACGGCTCGATGTACAACACGCCCCCGACCTACGCGATCTATATCGCAGGCCTGGTGTTCCAGTGGCTCAAGCGGCAGGGGGGCGTCGCGGCGATCGAAGCGCAGAACATCGCCAAGGCGAAGCTGCTGTACGACTTCCTCGACAGCAGTGACTTCTACGAGAACCGGGTCGATCCGGCCTGCCGCTCGCGCATGAACGTGCCGTTCTTCCTGAAGGATGAGGCGCTCAACGAGGCCTTCCTGGCGGCGGCCAAGGCGGCGGGGCTCGTGCAATTGAGGGGCCACAAGTCGGTCGGCGGCATGCGTGCGTCGATCTACAACGCCATGCCGCTTGCCGGCGTGCAGGCCCTGGTGGATTTCATGCGCGACTTCGCCGCGCGCAAGGCTTGA
- the pheA gene encoding prephenate dehydratase encodes MSDELLKLRNEIDRLDEEILARLSERARCAQRVGEVKKGNAPFYRPEREAQVLRRLAELNPGPLPADAVKSVFREIMSVCLGLEHPQRVAYLGPAGTFSESASRKQFGSAPSFMPMATIEDVFRAVEAGNTDYGVVPVENSTEGAVSITLDLLLASPVKVCGEVNLRIHQQLMSRADGIGAAKRIYSHAQSLAQCHEWLNRNLPHLPRIPVASNAEAARLAGEDPESCAIAGEAAAQLYGLNILAPNIEDDPNNTTRFLVIADHDAGPSGKDRTSLVFSAPNRPGAIHTLLEPLAQHGVDMTKLQSRPAQSGLWEYVFYADIQGHQCDPAVAAALKALGERAAFLKVLGSYPVAAI; translated from the coding sequence ATGAGCGACGAACTGCTGAAACTGCGCAACGAAATCGACCGCCTCGACGAGGAAATCCTCGCCCGCCTGTCCGAGCGCGCACGCTGCGCGCAGCGCGTGGGCGAGGTGAAGAAGGGCAATGCGCCCTTTTACCGGCCGGAGCGCGAGGCGCAGGTGTTGCGCCGCCTGGCCGAGCTGAACCCCGGTCCGCTGCCGGCCGATGCGGTCAAGAGCGTGTTCCGCGAGATCATGTCGGTCTGCCTCGGACTCGAGCATCCGCAGCGCGTGGCCTATCTCGGGCCGGCGGGTACGTTCTCGGAAAGCGCGAGCCGCAAGCAGTTCGGCTCGGCGCCCAGCTTCATGCCGATGGCGACGATCGAGGACGTGTTCCGCGCGGTCGAGGCAGGCAACACCGACTACGGCGTCGTCCCGGTCGAGAACTCCACCGAGGGCGCGGTCAGCATCACGCTCGACCTGCTGCTGGCCAGTCCGGTGAAGGTCTGCGGCGAGGTCAATCTGCGCATTCACCAGCAGCTGATGTCGCGCGCCGACGGCATCGGCGCCGCCAAGCGCATCTACTCGCATGCGCAGTCGCTGGCGCAGTGCCACGAATGGCTCAACCGCAACCTGCCGCACCTGCCGCGCATCCCGGTGGCGAGCAATGCCGAGGCCGCGCGGCTGGCGGGCGAGGATCCGGAATCCTGCGCGATCGCCGGCGAGGCTGCCGCGCAGCTTTACGGCCTGAACATCCTGGCGCCGAACATCGAGGACGATCCGAACAACACGACGCGATTCCTGGTCATCGCCGATCATGACGCCGGCCCGTCCGGCAAGGATCGCACCTCGCTGGTGTTTTCGGCACCCAACCGCCCCGGCGCGATCCACACGCTGCTCGAGCCGCTGGCGCAGCATGGCGTGGACATGACCAAGCTGCAGTCGCGGCCGGCGCAGTCCGGATTGTGGGAATACGTTTTCTACGCCGACATCCAGGGTCACCAGTGCGACCCGGCGGTGGCGGCTGCCTTGAAGGCGTTGGGCGAGCGCGCCGCCTTCCTGAAGGTGCTGGGCTCCTATCCCGTCGCAGCAATTTGA